In Aedes albopictus strain Foshan chromosome 3, AalbF5, whole genome shotgun sequence, the following are encoded in one genomic region:
- the LOC109415245 gene encoding CLIP domain-containing serine protease B4-like — protein sequence MAPWTLAVVILAVGVLRRTVDCGVHHDRCVDLDGFVGRCVKLSKCEPMADIWRTRVRTIRQSERLADSLCGGYRRNPLVCCIDDRESSLGGNVISFAKPPWSTSTIKVPKLSTTRRTWGNWSSTTTARTKSTTKSTRATKSTSRTTTSKIVEDDDETAAQQITLTEFPWSALIQYRKLAGIYGFHCGGTLINERYVVTAAHCVKAVPRNWEISLVRLGEFDIKNSGADCDADQCSSPPVDIEVEHIVVHEEYVTRLLSQYHDIALIRLVTDVRPTNFIRPIQLPSPDIEGLLFTTLTTAVSAGWGRTKTGSASTLKMKVLLNLETLSYCAESYKSSGIKLRDGQLCASEWRGTGVCSCDSGGPLMVQTGGQFYLIGIVSLGPAKCGLKNAPGVYTSVVRYTEWIRRNIY from the exons ATGGCCCCGTGGACTTTGGCGGTTGTTATCCTGGCAGTTGGTGTTTTACGTAGAACAGTGGACTGCGGTGTACACCATGATCGGTGTGTTGATCTGGACGGATTCGTTGGACGGTGTGTAAAATTGTCCAAATGTGAACCTATGGCCGATATTTGGCGGACTCGGGTTAGAACGATTAGGCAAAGTGAACGCTTGGCGGATAGTTTGTGTGGAGGATATCGAAGGAATCCTTTG GTCTGCTGTATTGACGATCGCGAGAGTTCTCTGGGCGGTAATGTGATAAGTTTTGCGAAACCACCATGGAGTACATCTACCATCAAGGTTCCCAAGTTGAGCACTACTCGCAGAACGTGGGGTAATTGGAGTTCAACAACAACGGCAAGGACGAAATCGACAACGAAGTCAACTAGGGCGACCAAGTCAACTAGCAGAACTACTACTTCAAAGATCGTTGAGGACGATGATGAAACTGCAGCTCAACAGATTACGTTAACCGAGTTCCCGTGGTCTGCCCTGATTCAGTATCGGAAGTTAGCTGGCATCTACGGATTTCACTGCGGTGGAACCCTAATCAACGAACGCTACGTAGTGACGGCAGCGCACTGCGTGAAGGCCGTTCCTCGAAATTGGGAAAT ATCCCTTGTACGGTTGGGAGAGTTCGACATCAAGAATTCAGGAGCCGACTGCGATGCAGATCAGTGCAGCAGCCCTCCCGTGGATATCGAGGTGGAGCATATAGTTGTGCACGAAGAGTACGTCACTCGTCTGTTGAGTCAGTACCACGATATAGCGCTGATCAGATTGGTAACCGACGTTCGCCCAACGAACTTCATCCGACCAATTCAGTTGCCATCTCCAGACATTGAAGGTCTGTTGTTCACTACCCTTACAACGGCCGTCTCAGCGGGTTGGGGTCGAACGAAAACAG GATCAGCCAGCACGTTGAAAATGAAGGTCCTGCTCAACTTGGAGACACTCAGCTACTGTGCCGAGTCGTACAAATCGTCCGGAATCAAGCTGAGGGATGGGCAGCTGTGTGCCAGCGAGTGGCGTGGAACCGGAGTGTGCAGTTGTGACTCCGGAGGACCGCTGATGGTACAAACGGGTGGACAGTTCTATCTGATTGGGATTGTGAGTCTCGGGCCTGCCAAGTGCGGGTTGAAAAATGCTCCCGGAGTGTATACCAGTGTCGTTAGGTACACCGAGTGGATTCGGAGGAATATTTATTAG